The following coding sequences lie in one Candidatus Woesearchaeota archaeon genomic window:
- a CDS encoding DUF371 domain-containing protein — protein MADSVVFHAYGHWNVLSLHRNTIEFTKHGNLTKRGDCILAVRSDFSLSEIRKFLKKIPKEKRMIIKISGNGFLEEISCKPNPDFSSQEEIVIRKGFFLSERTLGNDADKAAKDIGRAFVKKLKNPEFMIEIELAEEK, from the coding sequence ATGGCAGATTCAGTAGTATTTCACGCTTACGGGCATTGGAATGTCCTTTCCCTTCACAGGAATACAATTGAATTCACAAAGCACGGGAATCTCACGAAAAGGGGCGACTGCATCCTTGCAGTGCGCTCTGACTTTTCGCTTTCTGAGATAAGGAAGTTTCTTAAAAAAATTCCAAAAGAAAAGAGAATGATAATCAAGATAAGCGGAAACGGATTTCTTGAAGAAATATCCTGCAAGCCAAACCCGGATTTCTCTTCACAGGAGGAGATTGTAATAAGGAAAGGTTTTTTTCTCTCTGAAAGAACTCTTGGAAATGATGCAGACAAGGCTGCAAAGGATATCGGAAGGGCTTTTGTTAAAAAGCTGAAAAATCCAGAATTCATGATTGAGATAGAGCTTGCTGAGGAAAAATGA